In one window of bacterium DNA:
- a CDS encoding NYN domain-containing protein, producing the protein MSVYASLFIDYENVYYHLTNKYADIPELNDYVIDLLMNLNAYLEKEYGLLTIISNAYADYERIKATPQQSLFLSGVETVYVMGTDHKNAADMRLCIDAMDVLAKRPEIDTFVVFAGDRDYIPLIQHLKKQAKKVFAVGFESSFSGDLLTNVGQSNFIDALKLFAPERLRKLEESASRQKDYEKAEAERDAERTKALKEKVSKETSVKKRAAEPPEDGHWFNIVNPDLNDEERTCLQFIITEYGRHHEIWLGPLLDSLPQALPTLADYQRKRVISDLEHKGAFCIEKRIGTPHDYAVAILNYNHPVVREMC; encoded by the coding sequence ATGAGTGTATACGCATCGCTGTTCATTGATTACGAAAACGTCTACTATCATCTCACAAACAAGTACGCCGATATTCCTGAGCTCAATGACTATGTCATCGACCTACTGATGAATCTGAATGCGTATCTGGAAAAGGAATATGGCCTCCTGACGATCATTTCAAATGCCTACGCCGATTACGAACGCATCAAGGCCACTCCGCAACAATCTCTCTTTCTATCTGGTGTGGAAACTGTGTACGTCATGGGAACAGACCACAAGAACGCGGCGGATATGAGGCTTTGTATTGACGCCATGGATGTACTCGCCAAGCGTCCGGAGATCGATACGTTTGTCGTCTTTGCCGGTGACCGGGACTACATCCCACTTATCCAGCACCTGAAAAAGCAGGCGAAGAAGGTCTTCGCTGTTGGATTCGAGAGCAGCTTCTCTGGCGATCTCCTTACCAATGTTGGTCAGAGCAATTTCATCGACGCACTCAAGCTCTTTGCTCCTGAACGTCTCCGCAAGCTCGAAGAGAGTGCAAGCAGACAGAAAGATTACGAGAAAGCTGAGGCAGAACGGGATGCTGAACGGACGAAGGCACTGAAGGAGAAGGTAAGTAAGGAAACATCGGTCAAGAAACGTGCTGCAGAACCTCCAGAGGATGGACACTGGTTCAATATCGTCAATCCCGATCTCAATGATGAAGAAAGAACATGCCTCCAATTCATCATCACAGAATATGGAAGACATCACGAAATCTGGCTCGGCCCCTTGCTTGACAGCCTCCCACAAGCACTCCCCACCCTTGCCGATTACCAACGGAAACGAGTGATCTCAGACCTGGAGCACAAAGGAGCATTTTGCATCGAAAAGAGAATCGGGACACCACACGATTATGCGGTGGCGATCCTGAATTACAATCACCCCGTCGTAAGGGAAATGTGCTGA